The following proteins are co-located in the Pseudomonas sp. ATCC 13867 genome:
- the pip gene encoding prolyl aminopeptidase, whose translation MQSLYPEIKPYARHELAVEAPHVLYVDESGTPDGLPVLFIHGGPGSGCDAMSRRFFDPNLYRIVTFDQRGCGRSTPYASLENNTTWHLVQDIERIREHLGIDKWVLFGGSWGSTLSLAYAQAHPERVLALIVRGIFLCRPQEIRWFYQEGASRLFPDYWEDYLAPIPADEQDDLVSAFHRRLTGPDQIAQMHAARAWSTWEGRTATLRPNPAVVDRFSDPHRALSIARIENHYFVNGGFLETDQLLRDMHKIAHLPGVIVHGRYDVVCPLDNAWALHKAWPNSELQIVRDAGHAASEPGITDALVRATNEIGRRLLNLPPEAE comes from the coding sequence ATGCAATCTTTGTATCCGGAAATCAAGCCTTACGCTCGCCACGAGCTGGCCGTCGAAGCGCCGCACGTCCTCTATGTGGATGAAAGCGGCACGCCCGACGGCTTGCCGGTGTTGTTCATTCATGGCGGCCCGGGTTCCGGTTGCGATGCCATGTCGCGACGCTTCTTCGATCCCAACCTGTACCGCATCGTCACCTTCGACCAGCGCGGCTGCGGCCGCTCCACGCCTTACGCGAGTCTGGAGAACAATACTACCTGGCACCTGGTGCAGGACATCGAGCGCATCCGCGAGCACCTGGGCATCGACAAGTGGGTGCTGTTCGGCGGCTCCTGGGGCTCGACGCTGTCGCTGGCCTATGCCCAGGCCCATCCCGAGCGCGTGCTGGCGCTGATCGTGCGCGGCATCTTCCTGTGCCGCCCGCAGGAAATCCGCTGGTTCTACCAGGAAGGCGCGAGCCGCCTGTTCCCCGATTACTGGGAGGACTACCTGGCTCCGATCCCGGCGGACGAGCAGGACGACCTGGTGAGCGCCTTCCATCGCCGCCTGACCGGGCCCGACCAGATCGCCCAGATGCACGCCGCCCGCGCCTGGTCCACCTGGGAGGGGCGCACCGCCACGCTGCGGCCGAACCCGGCGGTGGTCGATCGCTTCTCCGACCCGCATCGCGCGCTGTCCATCGCCCGCATCGAGAACCACTACTTCGTCAACGGCGGCTTCCTGGAGACGGATCAACTGCTGCGCGACATGCACAAGATCGCCCATCTGCCGGGTGTCATCGTGCATGGCCGCTACGACGTGGTCTGCCCGCTGGACAACGCCTGGGCGCTGCACAAGGCCTGGCCCAACAGCGAACTGCAGATCGTTCGCGACGCCGGTCATGCGGCCAGCGAGCCGGGCATCACCGACGCGCTGGTGCGTGCGACCAACGAAATCGGCCGCCGTCTGCTGAACCTCCCGCCGGAGGCTGAATGA
- a CDS encoding amino acid ABC transporter ATP-binding protein translates to MIEVRNLTKVFDTRGQVVRAVDDVSTGVAKGEVVVVIGPSGSGKSTFLRCLNGLEEFDSGSVSIDGVDLANPKTDINAYRREVGMVFQHFNLFPHMTVLENLCLAQKVVRKRGKAEREAKAKALLEKVGIGQKANEYPSRLSGGQQQRVAIARALCMEPKVMLFDEPTSALDPEMVGEVLDVMKTLAVEGMTMVCVTHEMGFAREVADRVLFFDHGKLLEDAAPAEFFAQPKDARAQSFLRQVL, encoded by the coding sequence GTGATTGAAGTCCGTAACCTGACCAAGGTCTTCGACACCCGCGGGCAGGTCGTGCGCGCGGTGGATGACGTCAGCACCGGCGTGGCCAAGGGCGAAGTGGTGGTGGTGATCGGGCCGTCCGGCTCGGGCAAGTCCACCTTCCTGCGCTGCCTTAACGGCCTGGAAGAGTTCGACTCCGGCTCGGTGAGCATCGACGGCGTCGACCTCGCCAATCCGAAGACCGACATCAACGCCTACCGCCGCGAAGTCGGCATGGTGTTCCAGCATTTCAACCTGTTCCCGCACATGACTGTGCTGGAGAACCTGTGCCTGGCGCAGAAAGTCGTGCGCAAGCGCGGCAAGGCCGAGCGCGAGGCCAAGGCCAAGGCGTTGCTGGAGAAGGTCGGCATCGGTCAGAAGGCCAACGAATACCCGTCGCGCCTCTCCGGCGGCCAGCAGCAGCGCGTGGCGATTGCCCGTGCGCTGTGCATGGAGCCGAAGGTGATGCTGTTCGACGAACCCACCTCGGCGCTCGACCCGGAAATGGTCGGCGAAGTGCTGGATGTGATGAAGACCCTGGCCGTGGAAGGCATGACGATGGTCTGCGTGACCCACGAGATGGGCTTCGCCCGTGAAGTGGCGGATCGCGTGCTGTTCTTCGACCACGGCAAGCTGCTGGAAGACGCCGCACCGGCGGAGTTCTTCGCCCAGCCGAAGGATGCGCGCGCGCAGAGCTTTCTGCGGCAGGTGCTGTGA
- a CDS encoding glucan biosynthesis protein G, producing the protein MIFRSVQQPLSFLRVLVGSALMALSIGQAWAFNLDDVAEKAKALAGEKYSAPTSNLPSEFSEMKFADYQQIRFRNEKAYWAGEKTPFKISFYHQGMHFDTPVKINEVTTTSVKEIKYDPSRFDFGSLKFDANATKDLGYAGFRILYPINSPDKQDEIATFLGASYFRIIGKDQWWGLSARGLALDTALPSGEEFPRFREFWIEHPKPADKHLVIFALLDSPRATGAYRFIVRPGNDTVVDVKARVFLRDKVSKLGLAPLTSMFLFGSNQPSGEHNFRPELHDSTGLQIHAGNDEWIWRPLNNPKHLSVSAYSVENPRGFGLLQRGREFSRYEDLDDRYDLRPSAWVEPQGDWGKGTIELVEIPTPDETNDNIVAFWNPEKRPENGEPLDFAYRMRWTKDEDALHDPKNAWVMQTLRSVGDVKQKNLIRQPDGSVALVVDFVGPTLRALAGDAPVSTQVSTDDNAEVKENNLRYNPVTQGWRLTLRIKVKDPKKPTEMRAALVNGGQSISETWSYQLPADE; encoded by the coding sequence GTGATTTTCCGTTCCGTTCAACAACCTCTTAGCTTCCTGCGCGTACTGGTCGGCTCCGCCCTCATGGCGTTGAGCATCGGCCAGGCATGGGCTTTCAATCTCGATGACGTGGCCGAGAAGGCCAAGGCGCTGGCGGGCGAAAAGTACAGCGCACCCACCAGCAACCTGCCATCGGAATTCAGCGAAATGAAATTCGCCGATTACCAGCAGATCCGCTTCCGCAACGAGAAGGCTTACTGGGCTGGTGAGAAGACGCCCTTCAAGATCAGCTTCTACCATCAGGGCATGCATTTCGACACGCCGGTGAAGATCAACGAAGTCACCACCACCAGCGTCAAGGAGATCAAGTACGATCCCTCGCGTTTCGACTTCGGTTCGCTGAAGTTCGACGCCAATGCCACCAAGGACCTGGGCTACGCCGGCTTCCGCATCCTCTATCCGATCAACAGCCCGGACAAGCAGGACGAGATCGCCACCTTCCTGGGTGCCAGCTACTTCCGCATCATCGGCAAGGACCAGTGGTGGGGGCTCTCCGCCCGTGGCCTGGCGCTGGACACCGCGCTGCCGTCCGGCGAGGAGTTCCCGCGCTTCCGCGAGTTCTGGATCGAGCATCCCAAGCCCGCCGACAAGCACCTGGTGATCTTCGCCCTGCTGGATTCGCCGCGCGCCACCGGCGCCTATCGCTTCATCGTCCGTCCGGGCAATGACACCGTGGTCGACGTGAAGGCCCGCGTATTTCTGCGCGACAAGGTTTCCAAGCTGGGCCTGGCGCCGCTGACCAGCATGTTCCTGTTCGGCTCCAACCAGCCGTCCGGCGAGCACAACTTCCGTCCCGAACTGCACGATTCCACCGGCCTGCAGATCCATGCCGGCAACGACGAGTGGATCTGGCGCCCGCTGAACAACCCGAAACACCTGTCGGTCAGCGCCTACAGCGTCGAGAATCCGCGTGGCTTCGGTCTGCTGCAGCGTGGCCGCGAATTCTCCCGCTACGAAGACCTCGACGACCGCTATGACCTGCGTCCGTCCGCCTGGGTCGAGCCGCAGGGCGATTGGGGCAAGGGCACCATCGAGCTGGTGGAGATCCCGACCCCGGACGAGACCAACGACAACATCGTCGCCTTCTGGAATCCCGAGAAGCGCCCGGAGAACGGCGAGCCGCTGGACTTCGCCTACCGCATGCGCTGGACCAAGGACGAAGACGCCCTGCACGACCCGAAAAACGCCTGGGTCATGCAGACCCTGCGCTCGGTCGGTGACGTGAAGCAGAAGAACCTGATCCGTCAGCCGGACGGCAGCGTCGCCCTGGTCGTCGACTTCGTCGGCCCGACCCTGCGCGCGCTGGCCGGCGATGCGCCGGTGAGCACCCAGGTGAGCACGGATGACAACGCCGAGGTGAAGGAGAACAACCTGCGCTACAACCCGGTGACCCAGGGCTGGCGTCTGACCCTGCGGATCAAGGTCAAGGATCCGAAGAAGCCGACGGAAATGCGTGCCGCGCTGGTGAATGGCGGCCAGAGCATTTCCGAAACCTGGAGCTACCAGCTGCCTGCCGATGAATAA
- a CDS encoding DEAD/DEAH box helicase produces the protein MSFSSLGLSEALAGAVEAAGYARPTPVQERAIPAVLQGRDLMVAAQTGTGKTGGFALPVLERLFPEGHPDREHRHGPRQARVLVLTPTRELAAQVHDSFKVYARDLPLKSACIFGGVGMNPQVQAMSKGVDVLVACPGRLLDLIGQGSVDLSRVEILVLDEADRMLDMGFIHDVKKVLAKLPAKRQNLLFSATFSKDIIDLTNKLLHNPERIEVTPPNTTVERIEQRVFRIPAVQKRVLLAHLVTVGAWEQVLVFTRTKHGANRLAEYLSKHGLPAAAIHGNKSQNARTKALADFKANDVRILVATDIAARGLDIDQLPHVVNYELPNVEEDYVHRIGRTGRAGRSGEAISLVAPDEDKLLKAIERLTKQRIPDGDMQGFDPDAVLPEVQQPEPKEAPQRQPRKDKAKRGERKERTRDKPQQPQAEEQHNAAPAAVEAAEGDKPAGKRRRRGGRGKKKGDGQGGDAQPNANAQPRQQSQGRQQQQPKQQARAPKVDPDRDPEEFLDDDFDNFGNRADYVSPFPDKDQPRGQRRRSGQGQGQGQSQGQGQQQRSRGQGGGQGQGQSQNRGQGQGQGQGKAAKKPGGARGQGQGGSQGKQGQRKRGGKAPASRMNDAPLREPSEYGAAKPTRQPVVINKRDLLRTDRFPTAEQLEELEPRRKTERPALLTRNRE, from the coding sequence GGCGCCGTTGAAGCCGCCGGCTACGCGCGCCCCACCCCCGTCCAGGAACGCGCCATCCCCGCCGTGCTCCAGGGCCGCGACCTGATGGTTGCCGCCCAGACCGGCACCGGCAAGACCGGCGGCTTCGCCCTCCCGGTGCTCGAGCGCCTGTTTCCCGAAGGCCACCCCGACCGCGAACACCGCCACGGCCCGCGCCAGGCGCGCGTGCTGGTACTGACCCCGACTCGCGAACTGGCCGCCCAGGTGCATGACAGCTTCAAGGTCTACGCCCGCGACCTGCCCCTGAAAAGCGCCTGCATCTTCGGCGGCGTCGGCATGAATCCCCAGGTCCAGGCCATGTCCAAGGGCGTCGATGTCCTGGTCGCCTGCCCCGGCCGCCTGCTCGATCTGATCGGTCAGGGCAGCGTCGACCTGTCCCGCGTGGAAATCCTCGTCCTCGACGAAGCCGACCGCATGCTCGACATGGGCTTCATCCACGACGTCAAGAAGGTCCTCGCCAAGCTGCCGGCCAAGCGCCAGAACCTGCTGTTCTCGGCGACCTTCTCGAAAGACATCATCGACCTCACCAACAAGCTCCTGCACAACCCGGAGCGCATCGAGGTCACCCCGCCGAACACCACCGTCGAACGCATCGAACAGCGCGTGTTCCGCATCCCCGCCGTACAGAAGCGCGTCCTGCTGGCGCACCTGGTGACCGTGGGCGCCTGGGAACAGGTGCTGGTGTTCACCCGCACCAAGCACGGCGCCAACCGCCTCGCCGAGTACCTCTCCAAGCACGGCCTGCCGGCCGCCGCGATCCACGGCAACAAGAGCCAGAACGCGCGCACCAAGGCCCTGGCCGACTTCAAGGCCAACGACGTGCGCATCCTGGTCGCCACCGACATCGCCGCCCGCGGCCTGGACATCGACCAGTTGCCCCACGTGGTCAACTATGAACTGCCCAACGTCGAGGAAGACTACGTCCACCGCATCGGTCGTACCGGCCGCGCCGGGCGTAGCGGTGAAGCCATCTCGCTGGTGGCTCCGGACGAGGACAAGCTGCTCAAGGCCATCGAACGCCTGACCAAGCAGCGCATCCCCGACGGCGACATGCAGGGCTTCGACCCTGACGCCGTGCTGCCGGAAGTCCAGCAGCCCGAGCCGAAGGAGGCGCCGCAGCGCCAGCCGCGCAAGGACAAGGCCAAGCGGGGCGAGCGCAAGGAGCGCACCAGGGACAAACCCCAGCAGCCGCAGGCCGAAGAGCAACACAACGCCGCTCCTGCCGCAGTCGAAGCCGCCGAAGGCGACAAGCCGGCCGGCAAGCGCCGCCGCCGTGGCGGCCGGGGCAAGAAGAAAGGTGATGGCCAGGGCGGCGATGCCCAGCCCAATGCCAACGCCCAACCGCGCCAACAGAGCCAGGGCCGCCAGCAGCAACAGCCCAAGCAGCAGGCGCGCGCACCGAAGGTCGATCCGGATCGCGATCCGGAAGAGTTCCTCGACGACGATTTCGACAACTTCGGCAATCGCGCCGACTACGTCAGCCCGTTCCCGGACAAGGACCAACCGCGCGGCCAGCGTCGCCGTAGCGGCCAAGGCCAAGGCCAAGGACAGAGCCAGGGGCAAGGCCAACAGCAGCGCAGCCGTGGTCAGGGCGGCGGTCAGGGTCAGGGCCAAAGCCAGAACCGTGGCCAGGGGCAGGGGCAAGGCCAGGGCAAGGCTGCCAAGAAGCCCGGCGGCGCTCGCGGCCAGGGCCAGGGTGGCAGCCAGGGCAAGCAGGGCCAGCGCAAGCGCGGCGGCAAGGCACCGGCCTCGCGCATGAACGATGCCCCGCTGCGCGAGCCGAGCGAATACGGCGCCGCCAAGCCGACCCGTCAGCCGGTGGTGATCAACAAGCGCGACCTGCTCCGCACCGACCGCTTCCCTACCGCCGAGCAGTTGGAAGAACTGGAACCGCGCCGCAAGACCGAGCGTCCGGCGCTGCTGACCCGCAATCGCGAGTGA
- the mdoH gene encoding glucans biosynthesis glucosyltransferase MdoH — MNNSTATTAPVADYLAHLPLSAVERERLARAGSFSELHEQLAGDSQGEDVALASVGARLRHGYGQELDDARMLGMDDNGRTYLKAAPPIQRTKVIPEPWRTNPIMRGWRRLTGRSNPSRPARDLPKARWQRVGSLRRFILVLLMLGQTSVATYYMKGILPYQGWAFVDLEEINRQTWLQTLEQVLPYLIQFGVLTLFAILFCWVSAGFWTALMGFWELLTGRDRYRISGSSAGSEPIAADARTAIVMPICNEDVPRVFAGLRATYESVAASGELDRFDFFVLSDTNQPDIAVAEEKAWIELCNEAKGFGRIFYRRRRRRVKRKSGNIDDFCRRWGGQYKYMVVMDADSVMSGDCLTKLVRLMEANPEAGIIQTAPKASGMDTLYARMQQFATRVYGPLFTAGLHFWQLGESHYWGHNAIIRVKPFIEHCALAPLPGKGSFAGAILSHDFVEAALMRRAGWGVWIAYDLEGSYEELPPNLLDELKRDRRWCHGNLMNFRLFLVKGMHPVHRAVFLTGVMSYLSAPLWFFFLVLSTALLAVHQLMEPQYFLEPRQLFPIWPQWHPEKAIALFSTTLTLLFLPKLLSVMLIWAKGAKGYGGVIKVTLSMLLEMFFSVLLAPVRMLFHTRFVLAAFLGWEAQWKSPQRDDDDTPWSEAIRRHGLQTLLGLCWALLVAWLNPRFLWWLSPIVGALMLSIPVSVISSRVRLGLASRDEKLFLIPEEYDTPRELRATDEYTYQNRWQALKDGFVRAAVDPVLNALACAMGTARHGKAGSIEAMRAERVQTALDSSPEQLNGGLRLALLSDPVALSRLHLALWQGNKEAWIGQWQQSLRADSHAPSVPLAPVAEQAPMPLPAAQS, encoded by the coding sequence ATGAATAACTCCACCGCTACCACCGCGCCGGTGGCCGACTACCTCGCGCACCTGCCGCTTTCGGCGGTGGAGCGTGAGCGTCTGGCCCGGGCCGGTTCCTTCAGCGAGCTGCACGAGCAGCTCGCTGGCGATTCCCAGGGCGAAGATGTCGCGCTGGCCTCGGTCGGCGCGCGCCTGCGCCACGGCTACGGCCAGGAGCTGGACGATGCCCGGATGCTGGGCATGGACGATAATGGCCGCACCTACCTCAAGGCCGCGCCGCCGATCCAGCGTACCAAGGTCATCCCCGAGCCCTGGCGCACCAACCCGATCATGCGCGGCTGGCGCCGCCTGACCGGCCGCAGCAACCCGTCCAGGCCCGCCCGTGACCTGCCCAAGGCGCGCTGGCAGCGGGTCGGCTCGCTGCGCCGGTTCATCCTGGTCCTGCTCATGCTCGGCCAGACCAGCGTGGCCACCTACTACATGAAAGGCATCCTGCCCTACCAGGGCTGGGCCTTCGTCGACCTCGAAGAGATCAATCGCCAGACCTGGCTGCAGACCCTGGAACAGGTGCTGCCCTACCTCATCCAGTTCGGCGTGCTGACGCTGTTCGCCATCCTCTTCTGTTGGGTTTCCGCCGGCTTCTGGACTGCCCTGATGGGCTTCTGGGAGCTGCTCACCGGTCGTGATCGCTATCGCATCTCCGGTAGCAGCGCCGGCAGCGAGCCGATCGCCGCCGATGCGCGCACCGCGATCGTCATGCCGATCTGCAACGAGGACGTGCCGCGGGTCTTCGCCGGCCTGCGCGCGACCTACGAATCGGTGGCCGCCAGCGGCGAGCTGGACCGCTTCGACTTCTTCGTGCTCAGCGACACCAACCAGCCGGACATCGCGGTGGCCGAGGAAAAGGCCTGGATCGAACTGTGCAACGAGGCCAAGGGCTTCGGCCGCATCTTCTACCGCCGCCGCCGGCGCCGGGTGAAGCGCAAGAGCGGCAACATCGACGACTTCTGCCGTCGCTGGGGCGGCCAGTACAAGTACATGGTCGTCATGGACGCCGACAGCGTGATGAGCGGCGACTGCCTGACCAAGCTGGTGCGCCTGATGGAGGCCAACCCCGAGGCTGGCATCATCCAGACCGCGCCCAAGGCGTCGGGCATGGACACCCTCTACGCGCGCATGCAGCAGTTCGCCACCCGCGTCTACGGTCCGCTGTTCACCGCCGGCCTGCACTTCTGGCAGTTGGGCGAATCCCACTACTGGGGCCACAACGCGATCATCCGGGTGAAACCCTTCATCGAGCACTGCGCCCTGGCGCCGCTGCCGGGCAAGGGTTCCTTCGCCGGGGCGATCCTCTCCCACGACTTCGTCGAAGCCGCGCTGATGCGCCGCGCCGGCTGGGGCGTGTGGATCGCCTACGACCTGGAAGGCAGCTACGAGGAATTGCCGCCCAACCTGCTGGACGAGCTCAAGCGCGATCGCCGCTGGTGCCACGGCAACCTGATGAACTTCCGCCTGTTCCTGGTCAAGGGCATGCACCCGGTGCACCGCGCGGTGTTCCTCACCGGCGTGATGTCCTACCTGTCGGCGCCGCTGTGGTTCTTCTTCCTGGTGCTGTCCACCGCGTTGCTGGCGGTGCACCAGCTGATGGAACCGCAGTACTTCCTGGAGCCACGCCAGCTGTTCCCGATCTGGCCGCAGTGGCACCCGGAGAAGGCCATCGCCCTGTTCTCCACCACCCTGACCCTGCTGTTCCTGCCCAAGCTGCTCAGCGTCATGCTGATCTGGGCCAAGGGCGCCAAGGGCTACGGCGGCGTGATCAAGGTGACCCTGAGCATGCTCCTGGAGATGTTCTTCTCGGTGCTGCTCGCCCCGGTGCGCATGCTCTTCCACACCCGCTTCGTGCTGGCCGCGTTCCTCGGCTGGGAAGCCCAGTGGAAGTCGCCGCAACGCGACGACGACGACACCCCGTGGAGCGAGGCGATCCGTCGCCACGGCCTGCAGACCCTGCTGGGCCTGTGCTGGGCGCTGCTGGTGGCCTGGCTGAACCCGCGCTTCCTGTGGTGGCTGTCGCCCATCGTCGGCGCCCTGATGCTGTCGATCCCGGTCTCGGTGATCAGCAGCCGGGTCAGGCTGGGCCTGGCCTCGCGCGACGAGAAGCTGTTCCTCATCCCCGAGGAATACGACACCCCGCGCGAGCTGCGTGCCACCGACGAGTACACCTACCAGAACCGCTGGCAGGCGCTGAAGGACGGCTTCGTCCGTGCCGCCGTGGATCCGGTGCTCAACGCCCTGGCCTGCGCAATGGGCACGGCCCGTCATGGCAAGGCCGGATCCATCGAGGCGATGCGCGCCGAGCGCGTGCAGACGGCGCTGGACTCCAGCCCCGAGCAACTGAATGGCGGCCTGCGCCTGGCGCTGCTGAGCGACCCGGTGGCGCTGTCGCGCCTGCACCTGGCGCTCTGGCAGGGCAACAAGGAGGCGTGGATCGGCCAATGGCAGCAATCGCTGCGGGCCGACAGCCATGCGCCCTCCGTACCGCTGGCGCCGGTGGCCGAACAGGCGCCGATGCCGCTGCCTGCCGCGCAGTCCTGA
- a CDS encoding amino acid ABC transporter permease: MARTKRATWPWHGLTGLIILLIGLALWYSTSLISYEWRWNRVPQYFAYQAEEPQRAESISRVEKIEDQGGSARVTLVDEDGKQQVLTVAADSLQFSENDDVAEGDVVGSTRHWAAGPLAWGLWTTLWISFVSGAFGLVIGLFTGLCRLSKNPTLHDLSTLYVELVRGTPLLVQIFIFYFFIGTVLNLSREFAGVAALALFTGAYVAEIVRAGVQSIARGQDEAARSLGLNAAQSMRHVILPQAFKRVLPPLAGQFISLVKDTSLVSVIAITELTKSGREAITTSFSTFEIWFCVAALYLVINLPLSHIAGRLERRLGQSD, from the coding sequence GTGGCTAGAACGAAACGCGCAACCTGGCCCTGGCACGGGCTGACCGGGCTGATCATCCTGCTGATCGGCCTGGCCCTCTGGTATTCCACTTCGCTGATTTCCTACGAGTGGCGCTGGAATCGCGTCCCGCAGTACTTCGCCTACCAGGCCGAAGAGCCGCAGCGCGCGGAGAGCATCTCGCGGGTGGAGAAGATCGAGGACCAGGGCGGCAGCGCCCGCGTCACCCTGGTGGACGAGGACGGCAAGCAGCAGGTGCTGACCGTCGCCGCCGACAGCCTGCAGTTCTCCGAGAACGACGATGTCGCCGAAGGCGATGTGGTCGGCTCGACCCGCCACTGGGCCGCCGGCCCGCTGGCCTGGGGTCTGTGGACCACCTTGTGGATCTCCTTCGTCTCCGGTGCGTTCGGCCTGGTCATCGGCCTGTTCACCGGTCTCTGCCGCCTGTCGAAGAACCCGACCCTGCATGATCTCTCGACCCTCTACGTCGAGCTGGTGCGCGGCACGCCGCTACTGGTGCAGATCTTCATCTTCTACTTCTTCATCGGCACCGTGCTGAACCTGTCCCGCGAGTTCGCTGGTGTGGCGGCGCTGGCGCTGTTCACCGGCGCCTACGTCGCCGAGATCGTCCGCGCCGGCGTGCAATCCATCGCCCGTGGCCAGGACGAAGCCGCGCGCTCCCTGGGCCTGAACGCCGCGCAGTCGATGCGCCACGTGATCCTGCCGCAGGCCTTCAAGCGCGTGCTGCCGCCGCTGGCCGGGCAGTTCATCAGCCTGGTGAAGGACACCTCGCTGGTCTCGGTGATCGCCATCACCGAGCTGACCAAGAGCGGCCGCGAGGCGATCACCACCTCGTTCTCCACCTTCGAGATCTGGTTCTGCGTTGCCGCGCTCTATCTCGTGATCAACCTGCCGCTGTCGCATATTGCGGGGCGCCTGGAGCGGAGGCTCGGCCAAAGTGATTGA
- a CDS encoding NUDIX domain-containing protein, with translation MTSPLQHRIRAAGLLVREEHILLVRHEVAGEEYWIPPGGGFESNKDESTRDTVRRECFEETGLAVDVGPLVYVREFAEPLAGRFHMELFYRVDAWDGRVSLDNLRGLGGDEFDIREVAWVPRQELPRLPSYYPAELLDDVWERLAEAQPVIRHLGLQR, from the coding sequence ATGACTTCCCCCCTGCAACACCGCATTCGCGCCGCCGGCCTGCTGGTACGCGAGGAACACATCCTGCTGGTGCGCCACGAGGTGGCCGGCGAGGAGTACTGGATCCCGCCGGGCGGCGGTTTCGAGTCGAACAAGGACGAATCCACCCGCGACACGGTGCGCCGCGAATGCTTCGAGGAAACCGGCCTCGCCGTGGACGTCGGCCCGCTGGTCTATGTCCGCGAGTTCGCCGAACCGCTGGCCGGGCGCTTCCACATGGAGCTGTTCTACCGCGTGGACGCCTGGGATGGTCGGGTCAGCCTGGACAACCTGCGCGGCCTGGGCGGCGACGAATTCGATATCCGCGAGGTCGCCTGGGTGCCGCGCCAGGAACTGCCGCGCCTGCCCTCCTACTACCCCGCCGAATTGCTCGACGACGTCTGGGAACGTCTGGCCGAGGCGCAGCCGGTAATCCGCCACCTCGGCCTGCAACGCTGA
- the dtd gene encoding D-aminoacyl-tRNA deacylase — protein MKGLIQRVRGARVEVEGEVVGAIDHGLLVLVGVEPQDSEDSVNRLLHKLLNYRVFGDDEGKMNLSLSDVGGGLLLVSQFTLAADTRKGLRPSFSSAAPPERGAALFDLLVEQARARHSLVATGRFGANMQVHLVNDGPVTFLLEA, from the coding sequence ATGAAGGGGTTGATCCAGCGGGTACGCGGTGCCCGTGTCGAAGTCGAGGGCGAAGTAGTCGGCGCCATCGATCACGGCCTGCTGGTCCTGGTGGGGGTCGAGCCGCAGGACAGCGAGGACTCGGTGAACCGTTTATTGCACAAGCTGCTTAACTATCGAGTGTTTGGCGACGATGAAGGTAAAATGAACCTTTCATTGAGCGATGTCGGTGGCGGCCTGTTGCTGGTTTCGCAGTTCACCCTGGCCGCGGATACCCGCAAGGGGCTGCGGCCGAGCTTTTCCAGCGCGGCGCCTCCCGAAAGGGGCGCCGCGTTGTTCGATCTACTCGTGGAGCAGGCGCGAGCCCGTCATTCCCTGGTTGCCACGGGGCGTTTCGGCGCCAACATGCAGGTTCACCTGGTCAATGACGGGCCGGTGACCTTTCTTCTGGAGGCTTGA
- a CDS encoding transporter substrate-binding domain-containing protein: MKKYLASLVMGVCALVGVASAQAGAIDEAAKRGTLRVGMDPTYMPFEMTNKRGQIVGFEVDLLKAMAKAMNVKLELVSTAYDGIIPALLTDKFDMIGSGMTLTQERNLRLNFSDPFIVVGQTLLIRKELEGTIKSYKDLNDAKYRITSKIGTTGEFVAKKQLSKAQYHGFDNEPEAVMDVVNGKADAFIYDSPYNVVAVSKFGAGKLVYLDQPFTYEPLAFGLKKGDYDSINFINNFLKQIHEDGTYDRLHDKWFKSTDWLKDME; encoded by the coding sequence ATGAAAAAGTACCTGGCATCGCTGGTCATGGGCGTTTGCGCCCTGGTGGGCGTGGCTTCGGCACAGGCCGGCGCCATCGATGAAGCGGCCAAGCGCGGCACCTTGCGCGTGGGCATGGACCCGACCTACATGCCGTTCGAGATGACCAACAAGCGCGGTCAGATCGTCGGCTTCGAAGTGGACCTGCTCAAGGCGATGGCCAAGGCCATGAACGTCAAGCTGGAGCTGGTTTCCACCGCCTACGACGGCATCATCCCGGCCCTGCTCACCGACAAGTTCGACATGATCGGCTCGGGCATGACCCTGACCCAGGAACGCAACCTGCGCCTGAACTTCTCCGATCCCTTCATCGTGGTCGGCCAGACCCTGCTGATCCGCAAGGAGCTCGAAGGCACCATCAAGTCCTACAAGGACCTGAACGATGCCAAATACCGCATCACCTCCAAGATCGGCACCACCGGCGAGTTCGTCGCCAAGAAGCAGCTGTCCAAGGCCCAGTACCACGGCTTCGACAACGAGCCCGAAGCGGTCATGGACGTGGTCAACGGCAAGGCCGACGCCTTCATCTACGACTCGCCGTACAACGTCGTGGCCGTCAGCAAGTTCGGCGCCGGCAAGCTGGTGTACCTGGACCAGCCGTTCACCTACGAACCGCTGGCCTTCGGCCTGAAGAAGGGTGATTACGACTCGATCAACTTCATCAACAACTTCCTCAAGCAGATCCACGAAGACGGCACCTACGATCGTCTGCACGACAAGTGGTTCAAGAGCACCGACTGGCTCAAGGACATGGAGTAA